The Oscillospiraceae bacterium genome has a window encoding:
- a CDS encoding thymidylate kinase codes for MPIRARFIAFEGCDGTGKSTQAALLTQRLLSAGQRVKMLKFPAYDSPSSGPVKMYLGGELAKDPNAVNPYAASSLYAVDRFCSFRSDWQKDYENGVLLVSDRYTTSNMIFQGAKLQNPERTDYIRWLKDMEYGKLGLPVPDLVLYLDLPVDVSEKLVRQRSNLTGQGEDIHESDLNYQRAVHDAGREIAENEGWIVINCAKDGMLMPPDELSAFIWSKIND; via the coding sequence ATGCCAATTAGGGCGAGATTTATCGCATTTGAAGGGTGCGACGGGACCGGTAAATCCACACAGGCGGCCCTGCTCACACAGCGCCTGCTGTCCGCGGGACAACGGGTAAAAATGCTCAAATTCCCGGCCTACGACAGCCCGTCCAGCGGACCCGTGAAGATGTATTTGGGCGGAGAACTCGCCAAAGACCCCAACGCGGTCAACCCTTATGCGGCTTCATCACTATATGCGGTCGACCGGTTCTGCTCGTTTCGCAGCGATTGGCAAAAAGATTACGAGAACGGCGTTTTACTGGTCTCCGACCGCTATACAACCTCAAATATGATTTTTCAGGGCGCCAAACTGCAAAACCCCGAGCGCACGGACTATATCCGTTGGCTCAAGGACATGGAATACGGAAAACTCGGTCTGCCCGTACCCGATCTGGTGCTCTATCTGGATCTGCCGGTTGACGTCAGCGAAAAGCTGGTGCGACAGCGCTCGAATCTCACGGGGCAGGGCGAGGATATCCACGAGAGCGATTTAAATTATCAGCGTGCCGTACACGACGCCGGCCGAGAGATCGCCGAAAACGAGGGATGGATCGTCATCAACTGCGCAAAAGACGGCATGTTGATGCCGCCTGACGAATTGAGCGCATTCATCTGGTCAAAGATTAACGATTAG
- a CDS encoding phosphatidylglycerol lysyltransferase domain-containing protein, giving the protein MHFEEVTLSHRPIITSIVAESGELGCEYCFGNFFMWAWVYNTRIHLGDNFFVTKEERPFKRFLCPIGNPNDAELQALIPALIADAKQNRHPFTMHRVRKECIGRIREMFGDRFIFTPERDDFDYIYRRDDLAFLPGKKYHSKRNFITRFEAENPDWSYEEINEKNLSACVEICEKWLTTQIGNTGAEIEYKALCLGFDHYEELGFKGGLLRVKGVPVAFTFGEPITDKCFVTHAEKALREYTGIYAMINREFAKNTLSDYELINREEDMGIEGLRTAKLSYHPTMLYEKYIMTERSILL; this is encoded by the coding sequence ATGCATTTCGAGGAGGTCACCCTCTCACATCGTCCCATCATCACCTCCATCGTCGCCGAGAGCGGCGAACTGGGCTGCGAATACTGTTTCGGCAATTTCTTCATGTGGGCTTGGGTCTATAACACCCGCATCCACCTCGGCGATAACTTTTTCGTCACCAAGGAAGAACGGCCTTTCAAGCGCTTTCTGTGTCCGATCGGCAATCCGAACGACGCCGAACTGCAGGCGCTGATTCCGGCATTGATTGCCGACGCGAAACAAAACCGTCATCCGTTTACGATGCACCGCGTACGCAAAGAGTGCATCGGCCGCATCCGAGAGATGTTTGGCGACCGCTTCATCTTCACCCCGGAACGCGATGATTTCGACTATATCTACCGCCGCGACGATCTGGCTTTTCTGCCGGGCAAGAAGTACCATTCCAAGCGCAATTTTATCACCCGGTTCGAGGCGGAAAACCCCGACTGGTCCTATGAGGAGATCAACGAAAAAAACCTCTCCGCCTGCGTGGAAATCTGCGAAAAATGGCTGACGACCCAAATCGGAAACACCGGCGCTGAAATCGAATATAAAGCGCTGTGTCTCGGGTTTGACCACTACGAGGAACTCGGTTTCAAAGGCGGACTCCTGCGTGTCAAAGGCGTTCCCGTCGCTTTCACTTTCGGCGAACCGATTACAGACAAATGCTTTGTGACCCATGCCGAAAAAGCGCTGCGTGAATATACCGGCATCTACGCGATGATCAACCGCGAATTCGCCAAAAACACCTTATCCGATTACGAACTCATCAACCGTGAGGAGGACATGGGCATCGAGGGCCTGCGAACCGCCAAATTATCCTATCACCCGACGATGCTTTATGAAAAATACATCATGACCGAGAGGAGCATTTTATTATAA
- a CDS encoding DJ-1/PfpI family protein: MVYVFMADGFEELELTAPVDMLRRAGAQVALVGISKRQITSSHGFVLTADISEAEVDLKKAEMLVLPGGSVGTKNLIASKTVKNAVETAINNNIWIGAICAAPSLLQQRGYLDGKNFTCYPGCQNDSLGGNYTGNPVEVAGNIITAKGAGISLLFGKALVAALYGNAAAEKLCATMQMISL, translated from the coding sequence ATGGTATACGTATTTATGGCCGACGGCTTTGAGGAACTCGAACTGACCGCGCCCGTGGACATGCTCCGGCGGGCAGGGGCACAGGTCGCTCTGGTCGGCATCAGCAAAAGACAAATCACCTCGTCGCACGGATTTGTTCTCACCGCCGACATCTCCGAAGCGGAAGTCGACTTAAAAAAAGCTGAGATGCTGGTTCTGCCCGGCGGCAGCGTCGGCACCAAGAATCTCATCGCCAGCAAGACTGTTAAAAACGCGGTCGAAACGGCAATCAATAATAACATCTGGATCGGTGCGATCTGCGCAGCCCCGAGTTTATTGCAGCAGCGCGGTTATTTAGACGGCAAAAACTTCACCTGCTATCCGGGCTGCCAAAACGATTCACTCGGCGGCAATTATACGGGAAACCCCGTCGAAGTCGCGGGGAATATCATCACCGCAAAAGGCGCAGGCATATCCCTGCTGTTCGGAAAAGCACTGGTCGCGGCGCTGTACGGAAATGCGGCGGCCGAAAAACTCTGCGCCACCATGCAGATGATTTCATTGTAA
- the mltG gene encoding endolytic transglycosylase MltG produces MKQKREKSPVEKGTLKERWRRFRRTAMGDLTVALIWVVAGIMMGAWLVGAFSDVLGIMKDDTQHEIQIQAGWSTLDMAYAMKKAGVINHPWVFSVYTMLNDTDGTFKSGTYLLDGGMTYDKIISTVQRKQSSQTVRITFTEGMNAAEIGALLEENEVCLKSEFLKAINTGTYNYDFIPTDGAESGRFYRLEGYLFPDTYDFYINENVDSVIKKFLNNFNTKFTANLRERAAEMGMTIDQVVTLASIIEKEAPDVFEMANVSSVFHNRLLNPQSYPKLQSNVTSYYVKNVINKALTYTDPSYSQAYDTYICNGLPVGAICNPGGAALTAALYPSESNYNYFVTDADGNFYYARTLAQHNANISKASKAGSNIGGTYTHD; encoded by the coding sequence ATGAAACAAAAACGCGAGAAAAGTCCGGTGGAAAAAGGCACGCTTAAAGAACGTTGGCGGCGTTTTCGCCGTACCGCGATGGGTGATTTGACAGTCGCCTTGATTTGGGTTGTAGCCGGTATCATGATGGGTGCGTGGCTGGTCGGTGCATTTTCCGACGTGCTGGGTATCATGAAAGACGATACACAACACGAAATCCAGATACAGGCCGGATGGTCCACGCTGGATATGGCCTATGCGATGAAAAAGGCCGGCGTGATCAACCACCCTTGGGTCTTCTCGGTCTACACCATGCTCAACGACACCGACGGCACCTTTAAATCGGGTACCTATCTGCTCGACGGCGGTATGACCTATGACAAGATCATCAGCACCGTCCAGCGTAAACAGAGCAGCCAGACCGTGCGTATCACCTTCACCGAGGGCATGAACGCCGCCGAAATCGGCGCGCTGCTCGAAGAAAACGAAGTCTGTCTCAAGAGCGAATTTCTGAAAGCCATCAACACCGGCACTTATAATTATGATTTCATCCCGACGGACGGAGCCGAAAGCGGCCGTTTTTACCGTCTCGAGGGCTATCTGTTCCCGGACACTTATGATTTTTATATCAATGAAAATGTCGATTCGGTCATCAAGAAATTTTTAAACAACTTCAATACGAAATTCACGGCCAACCTGCGCGAACGGGCTGCCGAGATGGGTATGACGATCGATCAGGTGGTCACGCTGGCCTCGATCATCGAAAAAGAAGCGCCCGATGTTTTCGAAATGGCCAATGTCTCCTCGGTTTTCCACAATCGTCTGCTCAATCCGCAGTCCTATCCGAAACTGCAGTCGAACGTGACGAGCTACTATGTCAAAAATGTCATCAACAAAGCGCTGACCTACACCGATCCGTCCTATTCGCAGGCCTACGACACCTATATTTGTAACGGCCTTCCGGTCGGCGCCATCTGCAATCCGGGCGGTGCTGCGCTGACGGCGGCACTCTACCCCTCCGAATCGAATTATAATTACTTCGTCACCGACGCAGACGGAAATTTCTATTATGCCCGCACGCTGGCTCAGCATAACGCCAATATCAGCAAGGCCAGCAAAGCCGGCTCCAACATCGGCGGCACCTACACCCATGATTGA